In the Victivallis sp. Marseille-Q1083 genome, one interval contains:
- a CDS encoding AraC family transcriptional regulator: MNINYGKPHPGIRRRYFESGSAVLPDGVQLVGRYESRQASPLPRHRHPGVFEIKYVSQGTLRYRLNGGDIEIHAGELHICRPGEPHGGANNRMPPCLCYWLEVMPERLLPDSETARIFASLPSGKLVPPDRRLAMYFERLFDECASQRPDRLNCIAGWVRLLLVDIGRECRARPVAVPAGQPYSEPVRAVIAAMRQHVADAEPLEQLLAAGRLSPSAIFERFRQETGHTPNEFRLQLKIERSLELLRDPSLSITAVAFRLGFSSSQYFATVFRKITGYSPRRWRDRLATLERLT; the protein is encoded by the coding sequence ATGAACATCAATTACGGCAAACCCCATCCCGGCATCAGACGCCGCTATTTCGAAAGCGGCTCCGCCGTGCTGCCCGACGGCGTTCAACTGGTCGGCCGCTACGAAAGCCGCCAGGCCAGTCCGCTGCCGCGCCACCGCCATCCCGGCGTCTTCGAAATCAAATACGTCTCACAGGGAACGCTGCGTTACCGGCTGAACGGCGGCGACATTGAAATTCACGCCGGCGAGCTGCACATCTGCCGGCCCGGCGAACCGCACGGCGGCGCAAACAACCGGATGCCCCCCTGCCTCTGTTACTGGCTGGAAGTGATGCCGGAGCGGCTGCTGCCGGACAGCGAGACGGCCCGGATTTTCGCCTCGCTGCCCTCCGGCAAGCTCGTGCCGCCGGACCGCCGGCTGGCGATGTACTTCGAGCGCCTGTTCGACGAGTGCGCCTCCCAGCGGCCGGACCGGCTCAACTGCATCGCCGGCTGGGTCCGGCTGCTGCTGGTCGACATCGGCCGGGAGTGCCGGGCGCGGCCGGTGGCCGTTCCGGCCGGCCAACCCTATTCCGAACCGGTCCGGGCGGTCATCGCCGCGATGCGGCAGCATGTCGCCGACGCCGAACCGCTGGAACAACTGCTCGCCGCCGGCCGCTTGAGTCCCAGCGCAATCTTTGAACGCTTCCGGCAGGAAACCGGCCATACGCCCAATGAATTCCGGCTGCAGCTGAAAATCGAGCGCAGCCTCGAACTGCTGCGCGATCCTTCCCTTTCCATCACCGCTGTCGCCTTCCGGCTGGGCTTTTCGTCCAGCCAGTATTTTGCCACCGTGTTCCGCAAAATCACCGGCTATTCCCCGCGCCGCTGGCGCGACCGGCTCGCTACCCTCGAACGGCTGACCTAG
- a CDS encoding carbohydrate-binding family 9-like protein produces the protein MNESILLRKETTMNYKRLFSRLGLFLLGLGTAASNHGCAALPGEKPVYRIERARQEPDLTDWESPTWRNSEIGRMNNVYVATLFCPAVEFRALYDAGGIYVIFRIEDQYVFAKEDNRSNRISFDSCVEFFLQPPDSDGYFCFELAASGNALLYHCCDINAGKLTNFSAEEYGQVTIRSAFSGKIDPAIDEKTTWTIGAFVPFSLLEKYYGGEIDPAALYRQIWRGNFYKCAVFANPHWMSWAPLPKIDFHLPEYFGTVTFGR, from the coding sequence ATGAACGAATCAATATTGCTCAGGAAGGAAACGACGATGAATTACAAGCGATTGTTCAGCCGGCTCGGCCTTTTTCTGCTGGGTCTGGGGACGGCGGCTTCCAATCACGGTTGCGCGGCGCTGCCCGGGGAAAAGCCGGTTTACCGGATCGAACGGGCGCGGCAGGAGCCGGATTTGACCGATTGGGAGTCGCCGACCTGGCGGAACAGTGAAATCGGGCGGATGAACAACGTTTATGTCGCCACATTGTTCTGTCCTGCCGTTGAATTCCGGGCGTTGTACGATGCCGGGGGCATTTACGTGATTTTCCGGATCGAAGACCAGTATGTTTTCGCCAAAGAGGACAACCGGAGCAACCGCATCTCGTTCGACAGTTGCGTCGAATTCTTTCTGCAGCCGCCGGACAGTGACGGTTATTTCTGTTTCGAACTGGCGGCCAGCGGCAATGCGCTGCTCTATCACTGCTGCGACATCAATGCCGGCAAATTGACCAATTTTTCCGCCGAAGAGTACGGCCAAGTAACAATCCGCTCTGCGTTTTCCGGCAAAATCGATCCGGCGATCGACGAGAAAACCACCTGGACGATCGGCGCGTTCGTGCCGTTTTCGCTGCTGGAGAAATATTACGGCGGCGAAATCGACCCGGCCGCTTTATACCGCCAGATCTGGCGCGGCAACTTCTACAAATGCGCGGTATTCGCCAACCCGCACTGGATGAGCTGGGCGCCGCTGCCGAAGATCGATTTTCACCTGCCGGAATATTTCGGCACCGTCACCTTCGGCCGTTGA
- a CDS encoding glycoside hydrolase family 20 zincin-like fold domain-containing protein, whose protein sequence is MVKFLAMVWLGLAALTAAAELVPRPQRLTELPGEPVVLRQMDGVVLQDVSPQWVEMAAREVELALGWQLQWDRPQGPVRVRLDEAMAPEAYRLKIAGGAVELTGGTAGIYHGWHTLVQLLRDAPYDFRDDSISLSGVEIDDFPSVARRGMIWQWCYLVPEDDYLLATVEAMARLKYNIIMPEFGPHFPEQAYRKLLRHAKLYHLTVIPCVNSLAHGDRGWNWPVRLEDGLDLGAAENYRCLADGVEKFRQLFASEGMPLEYFNFGMDEASKCMLANQEKYGRPAGELYLEHLQKVLALCREKSLKPLIYHDMIIGREDAFFGGDQAYDAKTGIHRVRDRIPKEFSIIYWNYDHEEHYASAFGLAAEGFTVWQMSWGAESALDHARQAGQLADAVIGSCWMETAFFDREEPGGNSVVRTPWVQRTLAATAAACWNNADDLTSGDQSLVWNEAIWRRPAPKAGVFLSPDHCDMPAAARQLAGRICEQFGLPGENAVVLGAFAETADNLKQLRPPLTLQRDGRDLRRIDLIDQPAEDGKLCLFTRAFGPSTGTGPAGYELVVRHGVVSGKNYPGYGDAPIPAYGFVLSGSGAAGEVLAPIEPPAALTVRDADSRLLGAPESVAGPMTAVYPVHRLLDGVEVRHFTLRDRPLFREPMVTVALEYEDGSRAEFPLVYGCDVASWLDPVLFYRRRPGLQKFPACWQGRYGNSEVIYGWRQQNPHPERQVAAVSFRLADAAGDVGYVIQSLQIFPSGD, encoded by the coding sequence ATGGTGAAGTTCTTGGCGATGGTGTGGCTGGGGCTGGCTGCCTTGACGGCGGCGGCGGAGTTGGTGCCGAGGCCGCAGCGTCTGACGGAGTTGCCGGGCGAACCGGTGGTGTTGCGCCAGATGGATGGCGTCGTGCTGCAGGATGTTTCGCCGCAATGGGTTGAGATGGCGGCGCGGGAAGTGGAACTGGCGCTGGGGTGGCAGCTTCAATGGGATCGGCCGCAAGGGCCGGTCCGCGTTCGGCTGGACGAGGCGATGGCGCCGGAAGCGTATCGCTTGAAGATCGCCGGCGGCGCGGTGGAATTGACCGGCGGCACGGCCGGAATTTATCACGGCTGGCATACGCTGGTGCAGTTGCTGCGCGACGCGCCTTATGATTTCCGGGACGACAGTATTTCGCTTTCCGGGGTGGAAATTGACGATTTTCCGTCGGTGGCCCGGCGGGGGATGATCTGGCAATGGTGCTATCTGGTGCCGGAGGACGACTATCTGCTGGCGACCGTCGAGGCGATGGCCCGGCTGAAATACAATATCATCATGCCGGAATTCGGCCCGCATTTTCCCGAGCAGGCCTACCGGAAACTGCTGCGCCACGCGAAACTCTACCATTTGACGGTCATTCCCTGCGTCAACTCGCTGGCGCACGGCGACCGCGGCTGGAACTGGCCGGTGCGGCTGGAGGACGGGCTGGATTTGGGGGCGGCGGAGAACTACCGCTGTCTGGCCGACGGCGTGGAGAAGTTCCGGCAATTGTTCGCATCGGAAGGGATGCCGTTGGAATATTTCAACTTCGGGATGGACGAAGCGTCGAAGTGCATGCTCGCCAATCAGGAGAAATACGGCCGGCCGGCCGGCGAGCTCTATCTGGAGCATTTGCAGAAGGTATTGGCGCTCTGCCGTGAAAAATCGCTCAAGCCGTTGATCTATCACGATATGATCATCGGCAGGGAAGACGCTTTTTTCGGCGGCGACCAGGCTTACGACGCCAAGACCGGCATTCACCGGGTGCGCGACCGGATTCCGAAGGAGTTCTCGATCATCTACTGGAATTACGACCACGAGGAACATTACGCCAGCGCTTTCGGGCTGGCGGCGGAAGGATTTACCGTCTGGCAGATGTCCTGGGGGGCGGAATCGGCGCTCGACCACGCCCGCCAGGCCGGGCAACTGGCGGATGCCGTGATCGGTTCCTGCTGGATGGAAACCGCCTTTTTCGACCGGGAGGAACCCGGCGGCAACAGCGTGGTGCGGACGCCGTGGGTGCAGCGCACGCTGGCGGCGACGGCGGCAGCCTGCTGGAACAATGCCGATGATCTGACTTCCGGCGACCAGTCGTTGGTGTGGAATGAGGCGATCTGGCGCCGGCCGGCGCCGAAAGCGGGAGTGTTCCTGTCGCCGGATCATTGCGACATGCCGGCGGCGGCCCGGCAGTTGGCCGGCCGGATTTGTGAACAATTCGGCTTGCCGGGCGAAAATGCGGTGGTGCTGGGCGCGTTTGCCGAAACGGCGGACAACCTGAAACAATTGCGTCCGCCGTTGACGCTGCAGCGGGACGGCCGCGATTTGCGGCGGATCGATTTGATCGATCAACCGGCCGAAGACGGCAAACTCTGCCTGTTCACCCGGGCATTCGGGCCGTCGACCGGAACCGGTCCGGCGGGGTATGAACTGGTCGTCCGGCACGGGGTTGTCAGCGGCAAGAATTATCCGGGGTACGGCGATGCGCCGATTCCCGCTTACGGTTTCGTCCTCTCCGGCAGCGGCGCCGCCGGAGAAGTGCTGGCGCCGATCGAGCCGCCAGCGGCTTTGACCGTCCGCGACGCCGATTCCCGGCTTTTGGGGGCGCCGGAGAGCGTTGCCGGTCCGATGACGGCGGTTTATCCGGTGCATCGCCTGCTGGACGGAGTGGAGGTGCGTCATTTCACGTTGCGGGACCGGCCGTTGTTCCGGGAGCCGATGGTGACGGTGGCGCTGGAATACGAAGACGGTTCCCGGGCGGAATTTCCGCTGGTTTACGGTTGTGACGTCGCTTCCTGGCTGGATCCGGTGCTGTTCTACCGGCGGCGGCCGGGGTTGCAGAAATTTCCGGCTTGCTGGCAGGGGCGTTACGGCAATTCCGAAGTGATTTACGGTTGGCGGCAGCAGAATCCTCATCCGGAGCGGCAAGTGGCGGCGGTTTCTTTCCGGCTGGCCGACGCGGCCGGCGATGTCGGATACGTCATCCAGTCGCTGCAGATTTTTCCGTCCGGCGACTGA
- a CDS encoding sodium:solute symporter, whose protein sequence is MTMYWIDYLIIIVYMIAVLGIGWYFSRDENTSENYLLGGRNMPFLAIGISCMMSLLSSISIVMVPGEIYNNGVTLFILTPLIALPLGIPCYLLFTRFYFALGSYTPYEYLEYRYDPTVRLVVAISAFYGRVLYLGMVLYTTSKIFEGAYGWPAWFTILLVGLFGIAYTVMGGMKAVVWTDVLQFFVLFGGFVIIVAVLCCNISGGAWEAVSCAFREGHGLPQFAEPDFYTLSPYVRLLFFLMLWNALMTPLTQACSDQINIQRLLSTRNWREGFKSQIVSTTFGILSMLILFFVGMAIFTYYRQNPDPALANAGGDTAFFHFVSTKLPAPIPGIFMAAMLAAIMSTLDSGINSMATVWLKEFHQRYLNRKLTPKQEVSVSRYATFWVGAVAILLGLALDFSGKWLEQSVAEVGTIFGLLGAAVLPAFLFGVLSNRASSKLIWGYTFFAFGEGIAGNCWYVLSRKSEALWSPGEPLGWAGPLALQYVLMPLAIGLLLCLPWLLRRTGWPRKGLALLGMAVLGGAFGMLIWYCYSQMLITDVPRARSFAFGLPLSFIGAFILLWFCPKQPREKFQGLTLRTLGQPILARKAE, encoded by the coding sequence ATGACAATGTACTGGATCGATTATCTCATCATCATCGTTTACATGATTGCCGTGCTGGGCATCGGCTGGTATTTCAGCCGGGATGAGAACACTTCCGAAAATTACCTGCTGGGCGGCCGGAACATGCCGTTTCTGGCGATCGGCATTTCCTGTATGATGTCGCTGTTGAGCTCGATTTCAATCGTCATGGTGCCGGGGGAAATCTATAACAACGGGGTGACGCTGTTCATCCTGACGCCGTTGATCGCCCTGCCGCTGGGGATTCCCTGTTATCTGTTGTTCACCCGTTTTTATTTCGCGTTGGGCAGTTATACGCCGTATGAATACCTGGAATACCGTTACGATCCGACCGTCCGCCTCGTCGTCGCCATCTCGGCGTTCTACGGCCGGGTGCTGTATCTGGGCATGGTGCTCTATACCACTTCGAAAATTTTTGAAGGCGCTTACGGCTGGCCGGCCTGGTTCACCATTCTGCTGGTCGGTCTGTTCGGCATCGCCTATACGGTGATGGGCGGCATGAAAGCGGTGGTATGGACCGATGTGCTGCAATTTTTCGTGCTGTTCGGCGGTTTTGTCATCATCGTTGCGGTGCTGTGCTGCAACATCTCCGGCGGAGCCTGGGAAGCGGTGAGCTGCGCCTTCCGCGAGGGGCACGGTTTGCCGCAATTCGCCGAACCGGATTTTTATACGCTGTCGCCTTATGTCCGATTGCTGTTCTTCCTGATGCTGTGGAATGCGCTGATGACGCCGTTGACCCAGGCCTGCAGCGACCAGATCAACATTCAGCGGCTGCTGAGCACCCGGAACTGGCGGGAAGGGTTCAAGTCGCAGATCGTTTCGACGACATTCGGCATTCTGTCGATGTTGATCCTGTTTTTCGTCGGCATGGCGATTTTCACTTACTACCGGCAGAATCCCGATCCGGCGTTGGCCAATGCCGGCGGCGATACCGCTTTCTTTCACTTCGTTTCAACCAAATTGCCGGCGCCGATTCCGGGTATTTTCATGGCGGCGATGCTGGCGGCGATCATGAGTACGCTGGATTCCGGCATCAACTCGATGGCGACAGTGTGGCTGAAGGAATTCCATCAGCGTTACCTCAACCGAAAATTGACGCCGAAACAGGAAGTGTCGGTCTCCCGCTATGCGACATTCTGGGTCGGCGCCGTCGCCATCCTGCTCGGGTTGGCGCTGGACTTTTCCGGCAAATGGCTGGAGCAATCGGTCGCCGAAGTCGGCACCATTTTCGGCCTGCTCGGCGCGGCAGTGCTGCCGGCGTTTCTGTTCGGCGTGCTCTCCAACCGGGCGAGCAGCAAATTGATCTGGGGATATACCTTTTTCGCATTCGGCGAAGGAATTGCCGGCAATTGCTGGTACGTGCTGTCGCGTAAAAGCGAGGCGCTCTGGTCGCCGGGGGAACCGCTGGGCTGGGCCGGTCCGCTGGCTTTGCAATATGTGCTGATGCCGCTGGCCATCGGCCTGCTGCTCTGTCTGCCCTGGCTGCTGCGCCGTACCGGCTGGCCGCGCAAGGGGTTGGCTTTGCTGGGGATGGCGGTGCTCGGCGGCGCTTTCGGAATGTTGATCTGGTACTGCTACAGTCAAATGCTGATCACCGATGTGCCGCGGGCCCGGAGCTTTGCGTTCGGTTTGCCGCTTTCATTCATCGGCGCTTTCATTCTGCTGTGGTTCTGCCCGAAACAGCCCAGGGAGAAATTTCAGGGTTTGACGTTGAGAACGCTGGGGCAGCCGATTCTGGCGCGAAAAGCGGAATAA
- a CDS encoding prepilin-type N-terminal cleavage/methylation domain-containing protein — MNHPQKKFTLIELLVVIAIIAILASMLLPALTKAKQKATAISCISNQKQTALMMTMYQNDNKNMQAIQSWRTTPDGDQLVTWADYLTYAGYLPKDPPASIGCPDDPIAPTRDASKYESKGAREITYGVVSYWTLPAAYRTNAVDNVRTLLVGKIDNPSSFPLLMDSYKIAFESQFYLCEMSASANNHAYARHNGRINTAFVDGHAEAVDPLELKDRCNNAGFDMSSFFCFKSDVTAPTEF; from the coding sequence ATGAACCATCCGCAAAAGAAATTCACACTTATTGAACTGCTGGTTGTAATCGCGATCATTGCTATCCTTGCTTCGATGCTGTTGCCGGCTTTGACCAAAGCCAAACAGAAAGCAACGGCGATCAGTTGCATTTCCAACCAGAAACAGACCGCTTTGATGATGACAATGTATCAGAACGACAACAAGAACATGCAGGCGATTCAGTCCTGGCGGACCACGCCGGACGGCGACCAGTTGGTGACCTGGGCCGACTACCTGACTTACGCCGGCTATCTGCCGAAAGACCCGCCGGCGTCGATCGGCTGCCCGGACGATCCGATTGCCCCGACCCGCGACGCGTCGAAATATGAGAGCAAGGGTGCCCGCGAGATTACCTATGGCGTGGTTTCCTATTGGACGCTGCCGGCGGCCTACCGCACCAATGCGGTCGACAATGTCCGGACGCTGCTGGTCGGCAAGATTGATAATCCCTCCAGTTTTCCGTTGTTGATGGACAGTTACAAAATTGCGTTCGAAAGCCAGTTTTATCTTTGTGAAATGTCCGCTTCCGCCAACAATCACGCCTACGCCCGGCACAACGGCCGCATCAATACGGCGTTTGTCGACGGCCATGCCGAAGCGGTTGATCCGCTGGAACTCAAGGATCGCTGCAACAATGCCGGTTTCGACATGAGCAGCTTTTTCTGCTTCAAGAGCGATGTGACCGCGCCGACCGAATTCTAA
- a CDS encoding GntR family transcriptional regulator gives MRTTVMPKETVPAAAAEERQPAGLRVLHTLIEKFERGEFQSGQPIKESVLAKNGDWSRNAVREALNQLVGWDILEYTPYCGYRVRAFTLQDLLEWYELREAIEPIAARRVARLRPRSVLDYLKRQLEVMEAFDSHHDLKKYSKADLDFHLHIVANCGNRQFAQKQMQAKVIALFFVNSYADFKYFIHSDTLEQFDHRPSHEEFDSLNRKLTIDAHAQILEALCRGDAEKAERACREHLASLVRDLENFILYYPGLDKGDPSILKQSVSF, from the coding sequence ATGAGAACAACTGTCATGCCGAAAGAAACCGTCCCGGCGGCGGCAGCGGAAGAACGTCAACCCGCCGGATTGCGGGTTTTGCATACTTTGATCGAGAAATTCGAACGCGGCGAATTTCAGAGCGGCCAGCCGATCAAAGAGTCGGTGCTGGCCAAGAACGGCGACTGGAGCCGCAATGCGGTGCGCGAGGCGCTGAACCAGTTGGTCGGTTGGGATATTCTGGAATATACGCCTTACTGCGGTTACCGGGTCCGGGCGTTCACCCTGCAGGATCTGCTGGAGTGGTATGAGTTGCGGGAGGCCATCGAGCCGATTGCCGCCCGGCGGGTCGCCCGGCTGCGGCCTCGCTCGGTGCTCGATTACCTCAAACGGCAGCTGGAGGTCATGGAGGCGTTTGACAGCCATCATGATCTCAAGAAATACAGCAAGGCCGACCTCGATTTCCATTTGCATATCGTCGCCAATTGCGGCAACCGGCAGTTTGCCCAGAAGCAGATGCAGGCGAAGGTGATCGCGCTCTTTTTCGTCAACAGCTATGCCGATTTCAAGTATTTCATCCATTCGGATACGCTGGAGCAGTTCGATCACCGGCCGAGCCATGAGGAGTTCGACAGCCTGAACCGCAAACTGACCATCGACGCGCATGCCCAGATCCTTGAGGCGCTCTGCCGCGGCGATGCGGAAAAAGCGGAACGCGCCTGCCGGGAGCATCTGGCCAGCCTGGTCCGGGATCTCGAGAATTTCATTCTCTATTATCCGGGGCTCGACAAGGGAGACCCGTCGATTTTAAAGCAGTCCGTATCGTTTTAA
- a CDS encoding N-acetylneuraminate synthase family protein produces the protein MPTTKGTGKKIQVGNRLIGPGEPIFLTGEIGVAHGGSFENARRLIHAAAEAGCDGVDIFMTDVEEFYYRNPPGQRDYFREWHDQSFTPKQWKELLAYGESLGLIVYPTPLDRHSIRLCGEIGVKMINLNSDDVNNLLLLEEAAGLGIPITMHDIDQSLSEVEGAVRTLLDHGARDIIILHSTQETGEQEFGYATANLKVMQTYEQAFGGLGVLAGCVEHTTSDYLIYAVAALQPALISKHIKIDEQVESDRIIAVKIDELKTMVQRVRAVEMALGSGQNQKPVRSDGTAPQRSRNKVLVAARDIPAGKRIDRDDIIAKRPGDFGGLHPWQARLLLGARAKAPIGRNTLLSLNHFSDFPEPDYKFPETDNYPVADFNRVVGV, from the coding sequence ATGCCTACAACGAAGGGAACCGGGAAAAAAATTCAGGTCGGCAATCGCCTCATTGGACCGGGTGAACCGATTTTTCTGACCGGTGAGATCGGCGTCGCCCACGGCGGCAGTTTCGAAAACGCCAGACGGCTGATCCATGCCGCAGCGGAAGCCGGCTGCGACGGCGTCGATATTTTCATGACCGACGTCGAGGAGTTCTACTATCGCAATCCTCCCGGCCAGCGGGACTACTTCCGGGAATGGCACGACCAGAGTTTCACCCCCAAGCAGTGGAAAGAACTGCTCGCCTACGGCGAATCGCTCGGCCTGATCGTCTATCCGACGCCGCTGGACCGGCACAGCATCCGCTTGTGCGGCGAAATCGGCGTTAAAATGATCAATCTGAATTCCGACGACGTCAACAACCTCCTGCTGCTGGAAGAGGCCGCCGGACTGGGCATTCCGATCACCATGCACGACATCGACCAGTCGCTTTCCGAAGTCGAAGGCGCCGTCAGAACCCTCCTGGACCACGGTGCCAGGGATATCATCATCCTGCATTCGACCCAGGAGACCGGCGAACAGGAATTCGGTTACGCAACCGCCAACCTGAAGGTGATGCAAACCTATGAACAGGCGTTCGGCGGCCTCGGCGTGCTGGCCGGCTGTGTTGAGCACACGACCAGCGATTATCTGATTTACGCGGTGGCGGCATTACAGCCGGCGCTGATCTCCAAACACATCAAAATCGACGAGCAGGTCGAATCGGACCGGATCATCGCCGTTAAAATCGACGAGCTGAAAACGATGGTGCAGCGGGTCCGGGCCGTCGAAATGGCGCTCGGCAGCGGCCAGAACCAGAAACCGGTCAGAAGCGACGGCACCGCGCCGCAGCGTTCGCGCAACAAAGTGCTGGTGGCGGCCCGCGACATTCCGGCCGGCAAGCGCATCGACCGCGACGACATCATCGCCAAACGGCCCGGCGATTTCGGCGGCCTGCATCCCTGGCAGGCCCGGCTGCTGCTCGGCGCCCGCGCCAAAGCGCCGATCGGCCGCAATACACTGTTGAGCCTCAATCATTTCAGCGATTTCCCGGAGCCGGACTACAAATTTCCGGAAACCGACAACTACCCGGTAGCCGATTTCAACCGGGTGGTCGGAGTCTGA
- a CDS encoding DUF445 family protein yields the protein MDEKQTVGKQIGDWGRRWQLLWSEAPLEKRFFAAAELFCFPVSLLTVFGFLPLQILCSHLRLPLPPVWSGAVLPVLLSAAIGYLTNYIAIEMLFKPYERNKLHPFSLLTGTYWQQGLVPRNKHAVGVELGKQMEQLLDPQQISTDLCNMAVGFVQDERIVTALCGQLQTLLRHHEDSIIAFLQPRLERSLTEILDQLITTEQLKRVWLADLAPILTAPENRRAVCDSLIGALDRKTPQLINLFKTMVRESAQEFLKQHIPFGLGSESLADGLVGNIDWDAVEDRLKQKLQEEESRRMIDAELLAAAERLKSWLDAPEAAEKMAAWTATLKTKLNFFLHDYLQAALPGITDNVICSEALWKWIQTELLPNFVPQLERLIRTRAAAEIHRKLLLADRISRAVDAQDVRSFHRMVNSIAAGHLGAIQVLGYVLGALIGAAQLLVR from the coding sequence ATGGACGAAAAGCAGACGGTTGGGAAACAAATTGGCGATTGGGGCCGCCGCTGGCAGTTGCTGTGGTCGGAGGCGCCGTTGGAAAAGCGTTTTTTCGCGGCGGCGGAATTGTTCTGTTTCCCGGTCAGTCTATTGACGGTTTTCGGCTTTCTGCCGCTGCAGATTCTTTGTTCGCATCTGCGGCTGCCGCTGCCGCCGGTATGGAGCGGCGCCGTGCTGCCGGTGCTGCTGTCCGCCGCCATCGGTTATCTGACCAACTATATTGCCATTGAAATGCTGTTCAAGCCCTACGAGCGCAACAAGCTGCATCCTTTTTCGCTGCTGACCGGCACCTATTGGCAGCAGGGGCTGGTGCCGCGCAACAAACACGCCGTCGGCGTCGAACTGGGCAAACAGATGGAGCAATTGCTCGATCCGCAGCAAATTTCCACCGATTTGTGCAATATGGCGGTCGGATTTGTCCAGGACGAGCGCATCGTCACTGCCTTGTGCGGCCAGTTGCAGACGTTGCTGCGCCATCACGAGGACAGCATCATCGCTTTTCTGCAGCCGCGGCTGGAACGCTCGTTGACCGAAATTCTCGATCAGTTGATCACGACCGAACAGTTGAAACGGGTCTGGCTGGCCGACCTGGCGCCGATATTGACCGCGCCGGAGAATCGCCGGGCGGTGTGCGACAGCCTTATTGGGGCGCTGGACCGCAAAACGCCGCAGTTGATCAATTTATTCAAAACGATGGTCCGTGAGAGCGCCCAGGAGTTTTTGAAGCAGCACATTCCGTTCGGTCTGGGATCGGAATCCCTGGCTGACGGCTTGGTCGGCAATATCGATTGGGACGCGGTGGAAGACCGGCTGAAGCAGAAACTGCAGGAGGAGGAGTCGCGGCGGATGATCGATGCCGAACTGCTTGCCGCCGCCGAACGGTTGAAAAGTTGGCTGGATGCGCCGGAAGCGGCGGAGAAGATGGCCGCCTGGACTGCCACGCTGAAGACGAAACTCAATTTTTTCCTGCACGATTATCTGCAGGCGGCGCTGCCGGGCATCACCGACAACGTCATCTGCTCGGAGGCGTTGTGGAAATGGATTCAGACGGAATTGCTGCCGAATTTCGTTCCGCAGCTCGAACGGCTGATCCGGACCCGGGCCGCGGCGGAAATCCACCGGAAATTGCTGTTGGCCGACCGCATATCCCGGGCGGTCGATGCGCAGGATGTCCGTTCTTTTCACCGGATGGTCAATTCGATTGCCGCCGGGCACCTCGGGGCGATCCAGGTGCTCGGCTATGTGCTCGGCGCGCTGATCGGCGCGGCGCAGTTGCTGGTACGCTGA